A part of Candidatus Neomarinimicrobiota bacterium genomic DNA contains:
- a CDS encoding rRNA adenine N-6-methyltransferase family protein codes for LSVYAALFAKTEYLFDISRNIFHPIPDVDSCFVRFSFKEARQISGETEPYLRRVVRTAFNQRRKTLRNSLKSILKDKPPVEDQFDLGLRPEQLTPKQFLKLTKIIFTL; via the coding sequence CTCTCCGTTTATGCTGCTCTGTTCGCCAAAACTGAATACCTGTTTGATATTAGTCGGAATATTTTTCATCCCATTCCGGATGTGGATTCCTGTTTTGTACGCTTCAGTTTCAAGGAAGCCCGACAAATTTCAGGTGAAACTGAACCCTACTTGCGACGGGTTGTCCGGACCGCCTTCAATCAACGCCGAAAAACCTTACGCAATAGTTTGAAATCAATTCTAAAGGATAAACCGCCCGTGGAAGATCAGTTTGATCTAGGTCTGCGTCCTGAACAACTCACCCCGAAACAATTTTTAAAGCTGACCAAAATTATTTTCACTCTCTAA